The proteins below come from a single Roseiflexus sp. RS-1 genomic window:
- a CDS encoding TlpA family protein disulfide reductase, which yields MIERLLIIVAVAGMIALAWMAIRAWRSHHLRSLARRTPFAGIIPPGKPAVVGFSTPGCVECRTRQAPALARLSANLGDQATVRTLPVSEYPLLVDQLGILTAPATVVIDATGVVRFVNLGFADAEKLATQVNSIAHPVQSNPDPQTVACRG from the coding sequence ATGATTGAACGACTACTGATCATTGTCGCTGTTGCTGGGATGATTGCGCTGGCGTGGATGGCGATCCGTGCATGGCGCTCACACCACTTGCGCTCTCTTGCCCGCAGGACGCCATTCGCGGGGATCATTCCGCCGGGTAAGCCCGCCGTGGTTGGCTTTTCGACCCCTGGCTGCGTTGAGTGTCGCACCCGTCAGGCGCCGGCACTGGCGCGCCTGAGCGCCAATCTGGGCGATCAGGCGACGGTGCGCACCCTGCCAGTGTCGGAGTATCCGCTCCTGGTCGACCAGCTCGGCATCCTGACCGCTCCCGCGACCGTGGTTATCGACGCAACAGGAGTGGTGCGCTTCGTGAACCTGGGATTCGCCGACGCAGAGAAACTGGCCACCCAGGTGAACAGTATTGCCCATCCGGTTCAGAGCAACCCCGATCCTCAGACAGTCGCGTGCCGGGGGTAG
- a CDS encoding DUF5995 family protein — protein sequence MTHHALLDRMKTSIDTWETNGDRRAIFLACYALMTRNMLDGIDAGRFDDNSWVHLLVHNFAEYYFIALEAYEHNVGWLPEVWRQAHDLTRVPEMPPLVHLLLGVNAHINCDLVLALDDMLHDEWDDLTLQVRQSRLDDYLLVNTIIGETIDSVQDHVLKRYSPAMGVVDVACGRLDEWCTARLIRNWRRDVWDQAVTLIQTKDAQMRAALRRQADLQALGRMRLVVAGGAFGARVFGYSQRWLRRLRMMPDQ from the coding sequence ATGACACATCACGCGCTGCTCGATCGTATGAAGACAAGTATCGATACGTGGGAGACGAATGGTGATCGGAGAGCGATCTTTCTGGCGTGCTACGCCCTGATGACGCGCAACATGCTTGATGGCATTGATGCAGGTCGGTTTGATGACAATAGTTGGGTACACCTGCTCGTGCACAATTTTGCTGAGTACTATTTTATCGCACTGGAAGCGTATGAGCACAACGTTGGATGGTTGCCCGAAGTCTGGAGACAGGCGCATGATCTGACCCGTGTGCCGGAGATGCCGCCGCTGGTGCACCTTTTGCTTGGCGTCAACGCGCACATCAACTGCGATCTGGTGCTGGCGCTCGATGATATGCTGCACGACGAATGGGACGATCTGACGCTCCAGGTGCGCCAATCCAGGCTCGACGATTATCTGCTGGTGAACACGATCATCGGAGAAACTATCGATAGTGTACAGGATCATGTGCTGAAACGCTACTCCCCCGCGATGGGTGTCGTAGACGTCGCATGTGGTCGGCTCGATGAGTGGTGCACTGCCCGCCTGATCCGCAACTGGCGTCGTGATGTCTGGGATCAGGCAGTGACGCTGATACAGACAAAGGATGCGCAGATGCGCGCGGCATTACGACGCCAGGCGGATCTCCAGGCGCTCGGACGTATGCGCCTGGTCGTCGCGGGTGGCGCGTTTGGGGCACGGGTCTTCGGGTATTCACAGCGCTGGTTGCGTCGTCTGCGGATGATGCCGGATCAATAA
- a CDS encoding DinB family protein: MDAGAELRTQLTRMLTERQAHMIFEDAVAGFPETHINARLPNCPYTFWHLLEHLRICQRDILEYIRSDHYTWPTFPDDLWPDQSATTDLVGWNRTIEQFLADQKQLVAIINDPDVDLFAPLPNSGEYRHTILREINIIATHNSYHIGELAIMRSVMNLWPPE; this comes from the coding sequence ATGGATGCCGGTGCAGAATTGCGAACCCAACTGACCCGCATGCTGACCGAACGCCAGGCGCACATGATCTTCGAGGACGCCGTCGCCGGTTTTCCTGAAACGCATATCAACGCCCGACTGCCGAACTGCCCGTATACCTTCTGGCATCTGCTCGAACATCTGCGCATCTGTCAGCGCGACATTCTGGAGTACATCCGATCCGACCATTACACCTGGCCCACGTTCCCCGACGATCTCTGGCCCGACCAATCGGCGACGACCGATCTCGTCGGCTGGAACCGCACGATTGAACAGTTTCTTGCCGACCAGAAGCAACTGGTGGCTATTATCAACGATCCCGATGTCGATCTGTTTGCGCCATTGCCGAATAGCGGCGAATACCGACACACGATCCTGCGCGAGATTAACATTATTGCGACCCACAATTCGTACCACATCGGCGAACTGGCGATCATGCGCAGCGTGATGAACCTGTGGCCCCCAGAGTAG
- the cobS gene encoding adenosylcobinamide-GDP ribazoletransferase, with product MSSEDTTSQRAPRNWWGPFAPIGEALRFLTILPVPGLPPMSEEAIPQSIRYFPIAGLVIGGILAAVGWGAGVLWNETVRAVVLVVAWGVLTAGMHLDGLSDTFDGVMSWRSRERKLEIMRDSRIGVMGALALAAVLGLKAAFLAGAGDAWLTAVVLAPVLGRWADVYGIVRFPPAREGGLGRTFQSYLRPGDFAGASVATLALALIVGGVGGLIALALVWMVTHLLGRWWTRDLGGLTGDTYGALCEIAEVVALATLTLSAPMRLLAT from the coding sequence GTGTCATCCGAGGATACCACATCACAGCGTGCGCCGCGCAACTGGTGGGGACCGTTCGCTCCCATCGGCGAGGCGCTGCGTTTTCTTACCATTCTTCCCGTTCCGGGTTTGCCGCCAATGAGCGAGGAAGCGATCCCGCAATCAATCCGCTATTTCCCGATTGCCGGTCTGGTGATCGGAGGCATACTCGCTGCGGTTGGTTGGGGCGCTGGCGTGCTATGGAACGAAACGGTACGCGCGGTTGTCCTGGTGGTCGCCTGGGGGGTGTTGACGGCGGGAATGCACCTTGACGGCTTGAGCGACACCTTTGATGGGGTGATGAGCTGGCGTTCGCGTGAACGCAAACTGGAGATCATGCGCGACAGTCGGATAGGGGTGATGGGGGCGCTGGCGCTGGCGGCGGTGCTGGGATTGAAAGCGGCGTTTCTGGCAGGCGCCGGGGACGCCTGGCTCACGGCGGTCGTGCTGGCGCCGGTGCTTGGGCGCTGGGCGGACGTGTACGGCATTGTGCGCTTTCCGCCGGCGCGCGAAGGGGGACTGGGACGCACCTTTCAGTCGTATCTGCGTCCCGGTGATTTTGCTGGCGCCAGCGTCGCAACGCTGGCACTGGCGCTGATTGTGGGCGGCGTTGGCGGCCTGATCGCGCTGGCGCTGGTCTGGATGGTCACCCACCTGCTGGGGCGCTGGTGGACACGCGATCTGGGCGGGTTGACCGGCGACACCTATGGGGCGCTGTGCGAGATCGCCGAAGTCGTGGCCCTGGCAACCCTGACGTTGAGCGCGCCGATGCGTCTGCTGGCGACGTGA
- a CDS encoding DMT family transporter, which translates to MDPRGLALLFGAIVCELIGTSALKATDGFTRLLPTLLVIAGYGASFYLMSLSLRTIPLGIAYAIWSGLGTAAIAVIGVIVWREQLNTAGVIGIVLIIIGVILLNMFGGEQ; encoded by the coding sequence ATGGATCCTCGCGGGCTGGCGCTCCTCTTCGGCGCAATCGTATGCGAACTTATTGGAACGAGCGCCCTTAAAGCAACCGACGGCTTCACACGTCTGCTGCCAACCCTCCTGGTCATTGCCGGGTACGGAGCATCATTCTACCTCATGTCGCTCAGTCTGCGCACCATTCCGCTCGGCATCGCCTATGCCATCTGGTCGGGTCTGGGCACGGCGGCTATCGCGGTCATCGGGGTGATCGTGTGGCGCGAGCAGTTGAATACGGCGGGAGTCATCGGCATTGTGCTGATCATTATCGGTGTGATACTGCTGAATATGTTCGGCGGTGAACAGTAA